One Ochotona princeps isolate mOchPri1 chromosome 29, mOchPri1.hap1, whole genome shotgun sequence genomic region harbors:
- the PISD gene encoding phosphatidylserine decarboxylase proenzyme, mitochondrial isoform X3, which yields MSRPALKLRSWPLTMLYYLLPFGALRPLSRVGWRPVSRVALYKSVPTRLLSRAWGRLNQVELPYWLRRPVYSLYIWTFGVNMKEAAVEDLHHYRNLSEFFRRKLKPQARPVCGLHSVISPSDGKILNFGQVKNCEVEQVKGVTYSLESFLGPRTCTDEPPFPPAASCDSFKQQLVTRAGNELYHCVIYLAPGDYHCFHSPTDWTVSHRRHFPGSLMSVNPGMARWIKELFCHNERVVLTGDWKHGFFSLTAVGATNVGSIRIYFDRNLHTNSPRYSKGSYNDFSFVTHANKEGIPMRKGEHLGEFNLGSTIVLIFEAPKDFNFKLKPGQKIRFGEALGSL from the exons ATGTCCAGACCTGCCCTGAAACTgcgctcctggcccctgaccatGCTCTACTACCTCCTGCCCTTCGGCGCCCTCAGGCCACTCAGCCGGGTGGGATGGAGGCCTGTGAGCAGG GTGGCCCTGTACAAGTCCGTGCCGACGCGTCTGCTGTCCCGGGCCTGGGGCCGCCTCAACCAGGTGGAGCTGCCGTACTGGCTGCGCAGGCCCGTGTACAGCCTGTACATCTGGACCTTCGGCGTGAACATGAAGGAGGCCGCTGTGGAAGACCTGCACCACTACCGCAACCTCAGCGAGTTTTTCCGGCGCAAGCTGAAGCCGCAGGCCCGGCCTGTCTGTGGCCTGCATAGTGTG ATCAGCCCGTCGGATGGGAAGATCCTCAACTTTGGGCAGGTGAAGAACTGTGAGGTGGAGCAGGTGAAGGGAGTCACTTACTCCCTGGAGTCGTTCCTCGGCCCTCGCACCTGCACGGATGAGCCGCCCTTTCCACCAG CCGCCTCCTGCGACTCCTTCAAGCAGCAGCTGGTTACCCGGGCAGGGAATGAGCTCTACCACTGTGTCATCTACCTGGCCCCCGGGGACTACCACTGCTTCCACTCCCCCACCGACTGGACCGTCTCCCACCGGCGCCACTTCCCAG GCTCCCTGATGTCCGTGAACCCCGGCATGGCCCGCTGGATCAAGGAGCTCTTCTGCCACAATGAGCGTGTGGTCCTGACCGGGGACTGGAAGCACGGCTTCTTCTCCCTGACGGCTGTCGGGGCCACCAATGTGGGCTCCATTCGCATCTACTTCGACCGg AACTTACACACAAACAGCCCGAGGTACAGCAAGGGATCCTACAATGACTTCAGCTTCGTGACACATGCCAACAAGGAGGGCATCCCCATGCGCAAGGGCGAGCACCTGGGCGAGTTCAACCTGGGTTCCACCATCGTGCTCATCTTCGAGGCCCCCAAGGACTTCAACTTTAAGCTGAAGCCCGGACAGAAGATCCGCTTTGGGGAAGCCCTGGGCTCCCTCTAg
- the PISD gene encoding phosphatidylserine decarboxylase proenzyme, mitochondrial isoform X4 translates to MCQSEARRGPELRAATKWLHFPQLALRRRLGQLSCMSRPALKLRSWPLTMLYYLLPFGALRPLSRVGWRPVSRVALYKSVPTRLLSRAWGRLNQVELPYWLRRPVYSLYIWTFGVNMKEAAVEDLHHYRNLSEFFRRKLKPQARPVCGLHSVISPSDGKILNFGQVKNCEVEQVKGVTYSLESFLGPRTCTDEPPFPPAASCDSFKQQLVTRAGNELYHCVIYLAPGDYHCFHSPTDWTVSHRRHFPGSLMSVNPGMARWIKELFCHNERVVLTGDWKHGFFSLTAVGATNVGSIRIYFDRNLHTNSPRYSKGSYNDFSFVTHANKEGIPMRKGEHLGEFNLGSTIVLIFEAPKDFNFKLKPGQKIRFGEALGSL, encoded by the exons ATGTGTCAGTCAGAGGCGCGGCGAGGACCAGAGCTCCGCGCAGCCACGAAATG GTTGCACTTCCCCCAGCTGGCCCTGCGGCGGAGGCTGGGCCAGCTGAGCTGCATGTCCAGACCTGCCCTGAAACTgcgctcctggcccctgaccatGCTCTACTACCTCCTGCCCTTCGGCGCCCTCAGGCCACTCAGCCGGGTGGGATGGAGGCCTGTGAGCAGG GTGGCCCTGTACAAGTCCGTGCCGACGCGTCTGCTGTCCCGGGCCTGGGGCCGCCTCAACCAGGTGGAGCTGCCGTACTGGCTGCGCAGGCCCGTGTACAGCCTGTACATCTGGACCTTCGGCGTGAACATGAAGGAGGCCGCTGTGGAAGACCTGCACCACTACCGCAACCTCAGCGAGTTTTTCCGGCGCAAGCTGAAGCCGCAGGCCCGGCCTGTCTGTGGCCTGCATAGTGTG ATCAGCCCGTCGGATGGGAAGATCCTCAACTTTGGGCAGGTGAAGAACTGTGAGGTGGAGCAGGTGAAGGGAGTCACTTACTCCCTGGAGTCGTTCCTCGGCCCTCGCACCTGCACGGATGAGCCGCCCTTTCCACCAG CCGCCTCCTGCGACTCCTTCAAGCAGCAGCTGGTTACCCGGGCAGGGAATGAGCTCTACCACTGTGTCATCTACCTGGCCCCCGGGGACTACCACTGCTTCCACTCCCCCACCGACTGGACCGTCTCCCACCGGCGCCACTTCCCAG GCTCCCTGATGTCCGTGAACCCCGGCATGGCCCGCTGGATCAAGGAGCTCTTCTGCCACAATGAGCGTGTGGTCCTGACCGGGGACTGGAAGCACGGCTTCTTCTCCCTGACGGCTGTCGGGGCCACCAATGTGGGCTCCATTCGCATCTACTTCGACCGg AACTTACACACAAACAGCCCGAGGTACAGCAAGGGATCCTACAATGACTTCAGCTTCGTGACACATGCCAACAAGGAGGGCATCCCCATGCGCAAGGGCGAGCACCTGGGCGAGTTCAACCTGGGTTCCACCATCGTGCTCATCTTCGAGGCCCCCAAGGACTTCAACTTTAAGCTGAAGCCCGGACAGAAGATCCGCTTTGGGGAAGCCCTGGGCTCCCTCTAg
- the PISD gene encoding phosphatidylserine decarboxylase proenzyme, mitochondrial isoform X2, giving the protein MQATGSTRSTGSESWRGWDWRFHPSWLVTGRLHFPQLALRRRLGQLSCMSRPALKLRSWPLTMLYYLLPFGALRPLSRVGWRPVSRVALYKSVPTRLLSRAWGRLNQVELPYWLRRPVYSLYIWTFGVNMKEAAVEDLHHYRNLSEFFRRKLKPQARPVCGLHSVISPSDGKILNFGQVKNCEVEQVKGVTYSLESFLGPRTCTDEPPFPPAASCDSFKQQLVTRAGNELYHCVIYLAPGDYHCFHSPTDWTVSHRRHFPGSLMSVNPGMARWIKELFCHNERVVLTGDWKHGFFSLTAVGATNVGSIRIYFDRNLHTNSPRYSKGSYNDFSFVTHANKEGIPMRKGEHLGEFNLGSTIVLIFEAPKDFNFKLKPGQKIRFGEALGSL; this is encoded by the exons GTTGCACTTCCCCCAGCTGGCCCTGCGGCGGAGGCTGGGCCAGCTGAGCTGCATGTCCAGACCTGCCCTGAAACTgcgctcctggcccctgaccatGCTCTACTACCTCCTGCCCTTCGGCGCCCTCAGGCCACTCAGCCGGGTGGGATGGAGGCCTGTGAGCAGG GTGGCCCTGTACAAGTCCGTGCCGACGCGTCTGCTGTCCCGGGCCTGGGGCCGCCTCAACCAGGTGGAGCTGCCGTACTGGCTGCGCAGGCCCGTGTACAGCCTGTACATCTGGACCTTCGGCGTGAACATGAAGGAGGCCGCTGTGGAAGACCTGCACCACTACCGCAACCTCAGCGAGTTTTTCCGGCGCAAGCTGAAGCCGCAGGCCCGGCCTGTCTGTGGCCTGCATAGTGTG ATCAGCCCGTCGGATGGGAAGATCCTCAACTTTGGGCAGGTGAAGAACTGTGAGGTGGAGCAGGTGAAGGGAGTCACTTACTCCCTGGAGTCGTTCCTCGGCCCTCGCACCTGCACGGATGAGCCGCCCTTTCCACCAG CCGCCTCCTGCGACTCCTTCAAGCAGCAGCTGGTTACCCGGGCAGGGAATGAGCTCTACCACTGTGTCATCTACCTGGCCCCCGGGGACTACCACTGCTTCCACTCCCCCACCGACTGGACCGTCTCCCACCGGCGCCACTTCCCAG GCTCCCTGATGTCCGTGAACCCCGGCATGGCCCGCTGGATCAAGGAGCTCTTCTGCCACAATGAGCGTGTGGTCCTGACCGGGGACTGGAAGCACGGCTTCTTCTCCCTGACGGCTGTCGGGGCCACCAATGTGGGCTCCATTCGCATCTACTTCGACCGg AACTTACACACAAACAGCCCGAGGTACAGCAAGGGATCCTACAATGACTTCAGCTTCGTGACACATGCCAACAAGGAGGGCATCCCCATGCGCAAGGGCGAGCACCTGGGCGAGTTCAACCTGGGTTCCACCATCGTGCTCATCTTCGAGGCCCCCAAGGACTTCAACTTTAAGCTGAAGCCCGGACAGAAGATCCGCTTTGGGGAAGCCCTGGGCTCCCTCTAg